In Populus nigra chromosome 10, ddPopNigr1.1, whole genome shotgun sequence, the following proteins share a genomic window:
- the LOC133704792 gene encoding uncharacterized protein LOC133704792 → MARGAALLHLLRSQTKQFSASRNFHSGYHPCQFGTWSHSLCAKSNFNHGTLLAATQKRWASQAKTIEDDNKISIGPRGGKEAGQDEKETGVVYHGPISSTVKKVKLLSLSTCCLSVSLGPVITFMTSQDSNVILKGAVASSVIFFSASTTAALHWFVSPYIHKLRWQPGSDSFEVEMMSWLGIYIPKTIKFADIRPTETNRPFVTFKANGNFYFVDAEHCHNKALLNRLTPKKSAHESAFKNL, encoded by the exons ATGGCGAGGGGAGCAGCTCTTCTTCACTTGCTTCGATCTCAAACCAAACAATTCTCAGCCAGCAGAAACTTCCACTCAG GCTATCATCCTTGTCAGTTTGGCACATGGTCACACAGTCTGTGTGCCAAATCCAACTTCAACCATGGCACTCTTCTTGCTGCTACTCAGAAAAGATGGGCATCTCAAGCTAAAACAATAGAAGATGACAATAAGATCAGCATTGGACCCCGCGGAGGGAAGGAAGCGGGGCAGGATGAAAAAGAGACTGGGGTAGTATATCATGGTCCGATCTCATCCACCGTCAAGAAAGTAAAATTGCTCTCTCTTTCAACCTGCTGCCTGTCCGTATCCTTGGGTCCTGTCATAACTTTTATGACATCTCAAGATTCAAATGTCATCCTGAAGGGGGCAGTTGCTTCTTCTGTCATATTCTTTAGTGCTTCGACCACTGCTGCTCTACACTGGTTTGTTAGCCCTTACATCCACAAGCTTAGATGGCAGCCTGGCTCAGACAGTTTTGAAGTGGAGATGATGTCCTGGTTGGGAATCTACATTCCAAAGACTATCAAATTTGCTGATATCCGGCCTACAGAAACCAACAGGCCTTTCGTGACATTTAAGGCCAACGGAAATTTCTACTTTGTTGATGCAGAGCACTGTCATAACAAGGCATTGTTGAATAGACTGACCCCCAAAAAATCTGCTCATGAGTCTGCTTTCAAAAATCTGTGA
- the LOC133704468 gene encoding elongation factor 1-alpha-like: protein MGKEKSHINIVVIGHVDSGKSTTTGHLIYKLGGIDKRVIERFEKEAAEMNKRSFKYAWVLDKLKAERERGITIDIALWKFETTRYYCTVIDAPGHRDFIKNMITGTSQADCAVLIIDSTTGGFEAGISKDGQTREHALLAFTLGVKQMICCCNKMDATTPKYSKARYDEIIKEVSSYLKKVGYNPDKIPFVPISGFEGDNMIERSTNLDWYKGPTLLEALDQIQEPKRPSDKPLRLPLQDVYKIGGIGTVPVGRVETGVIKPGTVVTFGPTGLTTEVKSVEMHHEALQEALPGDNVGFNVKNVAVKDLKRGFVASNSKDDPAKEAANFTSQVIIMNHPGQIGNGYAPVLDCHTCHIAVKFAEILTKIDRRSGKELEKEPKFLKNGDAGMIKMIPTKPMVVETFSEYPPLGRFAVRDMRQTVAVGVIKSVEKKDASSAKVTKSAAKKGGK, encoded by the exons ATGGGCAAAGAGAAGTCGCACATCAACATCGTGGTCATTGGCCATGTCGACTCTGGAAAGTCGACCACCACTGGTCACTTGATCTACAAGCTTGGAGGTATTGACAAGCGTGTCATCGAGAGGTTCGAGAAGGAAGCTGCTGAGATGAACAAGAGGTCATTCAAGTATGCTTGGGTGCTCGACAAGCTCAAGGCTGAGCGTGAACGAGGTATTACCATTGATATTGCTCTGTGGAAGTTCGAGACCACCAGGTACTACTGCACTGTCATCGATGCTCCTGGACATCGTGACTTTATAAAGAACATGATTACCGGAACCTCCCAGGCTGACTGTGCAGTCCTCATCATTGACTCTACCACTGGTGGTTTTGAGGCTGGTATCTCCAAGGATGGTCAGACCCGTGAGCATGCTCTTCTTGCCTTCACCCTTGGTGTAAAGCAAATGATCTGCTGCTGTAACAAG ATGGATGCCACCACTCCTAAATACTCCAAGGCTAGGTATGATGAAATTATCAAGGAAGTGTCATCCTATTTGAAGAAAGTCGGTTACAACCCTGACAAGATTCCCTTCGTGCCTATCTCTGGATTTGAGGGTGATAACATGATTGAGAGGTCCACCAACCTGGACTGGTACAAGGGACCAACTCTCCTCGAAGCCCTCGACCAGATCCAGGAGCCCAAGAGGCCCTCAGACAAGCCCCTCCGTCTCCCACTTCAGGACGTGTACAAGATTGGTGGTATCGGAACTGTCCCAGTGGGTCGTGTGGAAACTGGTGTCATCAAGCCTGGTACGGTTGTCACTTTCGGGCCAACTGGACTGACTACTGAAGTTAAGTCGGTTGAGATGCACCACGAAGCACTCCAAGAGGCTCTTCCCGGTGACAATGTTGGATTCAACGTTAAGAATGTTGCCGTGAAGGATCTGAAGCGTGGTTTTGTTGCCTCAAACTCGAAGGATGATCCCGCCAAGGAGGCTGCGAACTTCACCTCCCAGGTGATCATCATGAACCATCCTGGGCAGATTGGAAATGGCTATGCCCCTGTTCTTGACTGCCACACCTGTCACATTGCTGTCAAATTTGCTGAGATCCTCACCAAGATTGACAGGCGATCCGGGAAGGAGTTGGAGAAGGAACCCAAATTTCTGAAGAACGGTGATGCTGGTATGATTAAGATGATTCCCACGAAGCCCATGGTGGTGGAGACTTTCTCAGAGTATCCCCCACTTGGTCGTTTTGCCGTGAGGGATATGCGCCAGACTGTTGCTGTGGGAGTGATCAAGAGCGTGGAGAAAAAGGATGCTTCTAGTGCTAAGGTGACCAAATCTGCTGCCAAGAAGGGTGGCAAGTGA
- the LOC133704466 gene encoding elongation factor 1-alpha-like codes for MGKEKSHINIVVIGHVDSGKSTTTGHLIYKLGGIDKRVIERFEKEAAEMNKRSFKYAWVLDKLKAERERGITIDIALWKFETTRYYCTVIDAPGHRDFIKNMITGTSQADCAVLIIDSTTGGFEAGISKDGQTREHALLAFTLGVKQMICCCNKMDATTPKYSKARYDEIIKEVSSYLKKVGYNPDKIPFVPISGFEGDNMIERSTNLDWYKGPTLLEALDQIQEPKRPSDKPLRLPLQDVYKIGGIGTVPVGRVETGVIKPGTVVTFGPTGLTTEVKSVEMHHEALQEALPGDNVGFNVKNVAVKDLKRGFVASNSKDDPAKEAANFTSQVIIMNHPGQIGNGYAPVLDCHTCHIAVKFAEILTKIDRRSGKELEKEPKFLKNGDAGMIKMIPTKPMVVETFSEYPPLGRFAVRDMRQTVAVGVIKNVEKKDASSAKVTKSAAKKGGK; via the exons ATGGGTAAAGAGAAGTCGCACATCAACATCGTGGTCATTGGCCATGTCGACTCTGGAAAGTCGACCACCACTGGTCACTTGATCTACAAGCTTGGAGGTATTGACAAGCGTGTCATCGAGAGGTTCGAGAAGGAAGCTGCTGAGATGAACAAGAGGTCATTCAAGTATGCTTGGGTGCTCGACAAGCTCAAGGCTGAGCGTGAACGAGGTATTACCATTGATATTGCTCTGTGGAAGTTCGAGACCACCAGGTACTACTGCACTGTCATTGATGCTCCTGGACATCGTGACTTTATAAAGAACATGATTACCGGAACCTCCCAGGCTGACTGTGCAGTCCTCATCATTGACTCTACCACTGGTGGTTTTGAGGCTGGTATCTCCAAGGATGGTCAGACCCGTGAGCATGCTCTTCTTGCCTTCACCCTTGGTGTAAAGCAAATGATCTGCTGCTGTAACAAG ATGGATGCCACCACTCCTAAATACTCCAAGGCTAGGTATGATGAAATTATCAAGGAAGTGTCATCCTATTTGAAGAAAGTCGGTTACAACCCTGACAAGATTCCCTTCGTGCCTATCTCTGGATTTGAGGGTGATAACATGATTGAGAGGTCCACCAACCTGGACTGGTACAAGGGACCAACTCTCCTCGAAGCCCTCGACCAGATCCAGGAGCCCAAGAGGCCCTCAGACAAGCCCCTCCGTCTCCCACTTCAGGACGTGTACAAGATTGGTGGTATCGGAACTGTCCCAGTGGGTCGTGTGGAAACTGGTGTCATCAAGCCTGGTACGGTTGTCACTTTCGGGCCAACTGGACTGACTACTGAAGTTAAGTCGGTTGAGATGCACCACGAAGCACTCCAAGAGGCTCTTCCCGGTGACAATGTTGGATTCAATGTTAAGAATGTTGCCGTGAAGGATCTGAAGCGTGGTTTTGTTGCCTCAAACTCGAAGGATGATCCCGCCAAGGAGGCTGCAAACTTCACCTCCCAGGTGATCATCATGAACCATCCTGGGCAGATTGGAAATGGTTACGCCCCTGTTCTTGACTGCCACACCTGTCACATTGCTGTCAAATTTGCTGAGATCCTCACCAAGATTGACAGGCGATCCGGGAAGGAGTTGGAGAAGGAACCTAAATTTCTGAAGAACGGTGATGCTGGTATGATTAAGATGATTCCCACGAAGCCCATGGTGGTGGAGACTTTCTCAGAGTATCCCCCACTTGGTCGTTTTGCCGTGAGGGATATGCGCCAGACTGTTGCTGTGGGAGTGATCAAGAACGTGGAGAAGAAGGATGCTTCTAGTGCTAAGGTGACCAAATCCGCTGCCAAGAAGGGTGGCAAGTGA